A region of Candidatus Liberibacter africanus PTSAPSY DNA encodes the following proteins:
- the rpmE gene encoding 50S ribosomal protein L31: protein MKKNIHPETHFITVVMTDGTQYKTRSTWKSEGAVMKLEIDPLSHSAWIGGKQKITDRGGQVSKFKKRFAGLSIE from the coding sequence GTGAAGAAAAATATTCATCCAGAAACTCATTTCATTACAGTAGTCATGACTGATGGAACACAATATAAAACTCGCTCTACCTGGAAATCAGAAGGAGCTGTCATGAAACTTGAGATTGATCCTTTATCACATTCCGCTTGGATTGGTGGAAAACAAAAAATAACCGATCGCGGAGGACAGGTATCAAAATTCAAAAAACGTTTTGCTGGATTATCAATTGAATAA